Proteins from a single region of Amblyomma americanum isolate KBUSLIRL-KWMA chromosome 10, ASM5285725v1, whole genome shotgun sequence:
- the LOC144108475 gene encoding endothelin-converting enzyme 2-like, which translates to MYRACMDTERMGSTDDTGMADLKAFMRERRIPWPGEPDASASPLGILLDLAFNWQTHFWFHVQVRENHSGNRNALMLRSGNLMVFWSKFQESLIAERVYYKYYMSYFEAFAGVNESKPTEEEVAKTAAIESDILRRFMEVLIRKNKTPAEFPLSEIERLTPSINSSEWLSEIGLHLALWPDFGAGDHVLVEDTALLTTVDQLFAKYSRREMAQHIAWFFVQVFAPLGNIELLKNKFGEFDRGISNRPVFCATEVEASYGVLIRLLFLEALITTKARSIVDRTLEDITESARERFATVASGSNSSGSNASAAAKSKLDKLRVSLWPPDSLLKWRALSEMYSSFAPAQDSLARYWVHGHERLRQLSEQPQYAQALAQRANFLMPLIRYDYLRNVVSVSMATLQRPLFYLYGTPAMTHGGLGFTFAKELVKAVDSTGLMVDPSGRIDDSWVPAEWREHTAQRARCLPSGDDIFPEVPALRIAHDAFLRCRRREAGGTRLSPLWSDQQARPTFAAFNVTTANSGLSREFEVPPSVYSAVFFITACFSMCGRRSSAGSLEGDCNKAVSNLSPFARAFQCPSGSPMNPERRCTYFD; encoded by the exons ATGTACAGAGCCTGCATGGACACAGAGCGCATGGGTTCCACTGATGACACCGGCATGGCGGACCTCAAGGCGTTCATGCGGGAGCGCCGCATCCCGTGGCCCGGAGAGCCCGATGCCAGTGCGAGTCCATTGGGCATCCTCCTGGACTTGGCCTTCAACTGGCAGACGCATTTCTGGTTCCACGTACAG GTGCGGGAGAATCATAGCGGAAACCGGAACGCGCTCATGCTTCGCTCGGGGAACTTAATGGTGTTCTGGTCCAAGTTCCAAGAGAGCCTGATAGCTGAGCGCGTCTACTACAAGTACTACATGAGCTACTTCGAGGCCTTTGCTGGCGTTAACGAGTCGAAGCCTACTGAAGAAGAAGTCGCGAAGACGGCGGCAATAGAATCGGATATCCTCAGGCGCTTCATGGAGGTGCTGATTCGGAAGAACAAG ACTCCGGCTGAATTCCCTCTGTCGGAGATCGAACGTCTGACGCCGAGTATCAACTCCTCTGAGTGGTTGTCCGAGATCGGCTTGCACTTGGCGTTGTGGCCCGATTTTGGTGCTGGTGACCACGTCCTGGTCGAGGACACAGCGCTTCTCACGACGGTCGACCAGCTCTTCGCCAAGTACAGCCGGCGCGAGATGGCGCAGCACATCGCGTGGTTCTTCGTGCAG GTGTTCGCCCCACTTGGTAACATCGAATTGCTAAAGAACAAGTTCGGCGAATTCGATCGCGGCATCAGCAATCGGCCGGTCTTCTGTGCCACCGAGGTTGAAGCATCCTACGGCGTGCTGATCAGGTTGCTGTTCCTGGAAGCACTCATCACGACAAAG GCCCGCTCCATTGTGGACCGCACTCTGGAGGACATCACAGAGTCGGCCAGGGAAAGGTTCGCCACAGTAGCCTCGGGTAGCAATTCGTCGGGTTCCAACGCTTCCGCCGCCGCCAAGAGCAAGCTGGACAAGCTTCGCGTCTCTCTGTGGCCTCCCGACTCGCTGCTGAAGTGGCGTGCCCTCAGCGAGATGTACAGCAGCTTCGCTCCCGCACAGGACTCGCTTGCCCGCTACTGGGTGCACGGCCACGAGCGCCTGAGGCAGCTCTCAGAGCAACCGCAAtacgctcaagcgctggcgcagcGAGCGAACTTCCTCATGCCATTGATCCGCTACGACTACCTCCGCAACGTTGTGTCCGTGTCCATGGCGACGCTGCAAAGGCCACTGTTCTACCTCTACGGAACGCCCGCCATGACACACGGTGGCCTGGGATTCACATTCGCCAAGGAGCTGGTCAAGGCCGTGGACAGCACGGGGCTCATG GTGGATCCGTCCGGCCGCATCGATGATTCGTGGGTGCCGGCCGAGTGGCGCGAGCACACAGCGCAGAGGGCTCGCTGCCTTCCCTCCGGCGACGACATCTTCCCGGAGGTGCCCGCACTGCGCATCGCCCACGATGCGTTCCTGCGGTGCCGCCGTCGAGAGGCGGGTGGCACGCGCCTCTCCCCGCTCTGGTCCGACCAACAGGCACGCCCTACTTTTGCCGCTTTCAATGTGACAACCGCCAATTCAGGACTTTCTCGAGAGTTTGAAGTACCACCATCGGTTTATTCCGCC GTGTTCTTCATCACGGCGTGCTTCAGCATGTGCGGCCGCAGGAGCTCTGCCGGCAGTCTGGAAGGAGACTGCAACAAGGCGGTCAGCAACCTATCGCCTTTCGCTCGGGCCTTCCAATGTCCCAGTGGCTCACCCATGAACCCGGAGAGGAGGTGCACCTACTTCGATTGA